The Bremerella cremea sequence AGCCCGATGCCGGCGAAGGGCTCCAGAAGCTGGTCAAAAATCCGAATCAGCCCAACATTGTCCGCGCCAGTGCGATGATGTACCTGCAGAACTATTTGACCGAAGACTCGGTGAAAACCGCTTTGCGTTATCTCACGGACGAGAGCCCACAAGTTCGGATTTCGGCGATCGATACGCTGCAAGAGATTCGTACTTTGCCTCGAAAGCTGCAAGGGGATGTTCTCGATGCGCTGATGAACCGCCTGACCGACAAGGAACGAGCCGTCCGCGTTCAAGCGGCGTGGGCTTTGGCGAATCAAGACCCTGCCGCGCTTAAACTTCGCGGCAAGTCGGAAGCGTTTCAGCGGGCATTGAACGAGCGGATCGAACAGTTGGAACGAGACGGCGATCAGCCCTCTTCGTTCCTCTCGCTCGGCGTGCTGTACGAACGCTTAGGAGACATCGCCAAAGCTGAGCAAGCATACCGCACGGCCATTCGAATCGACCCAGACTTCACTGGGCCTCGTTCCAATTTGGTCAATTTGCTCGAAGCTCGTCAAAGCCAGGAAGAACGGCAGATGCGTCAGTTAGCCATCTCGGGCAACCGCCCAGCAGCCGAAGAGCTGGCCGAGGTCCTGCAAAAGCGCGCCGGTGAAATCGTGCGTCTTCAATTGGAAGAACTGAGCAACATCGAACGGGATGCCAGCCTTCAACCCAACTTTGCCCCGCTGCAGTACCAGTACGGCTCGGCGTTGTTCCTGGCTGGCCGCAAGGCTCATCCGGAACTCGCAGCGAAATTGTTCAACGAGGCATTCAATGCCTATCAAAAGGCGAAACAGTTAGAGCCCAACAGCGAGCAATACGCCTACATGTTTGCGTTGATCTGTCAACATCTGGAACGCTGGGAACAAGGTGAACAGGCCGTCGAGGACCTTCTGAAACTAAATCCCAACAACCCAGAATTCCAAACCCTTCAACAGCAGATCAAAGCGAAGTATTCGCCGAACAAGGAACAGCAAAGGTAAGCCTCTGTGATTACGCCGATGACCATTCTGACGACGGTATCTCTTTCGCTGATTCTGTCGTTGTTTAGTGACCGTAAACTAGCTTTCGTCCCGTGCTGTCTGGCCGCTTTTGGTGGTGCCTACAGCATCGCTCCTCGCATTTTCAGCAATCCTCCGGTTTGGGTAAGGGGCTACACGCGGCACGACTTTCTTCGTTTTGACTTGCTGCTTCTCGTTGGCATGACAGCCGGTTTGTCAGTGGCCCTTTTTCAGCTGAACCGCTGGCCGAACCTCTATTGGATCTGGCCAACTGTCACAAGTCTTTTGTTGAGCGGCTTAGGAACGCTGGCGGCAATCATTGTTGGTGAGCTTGGTTGGCGATTGGTTTTCTGAACGGCTTGGCCACGCAAGTTACCGACTTCTGGAGTCAGCGAGGCTTGTCCCCCCAGTTGCCATGCATTCCTGACTCATAGTGAGCCGAATTGCCTACGGTGATTGGCTATCGACCACTTGTGACAACTCACTTACTCGAATTGTCATCTCTCGTAAACGTGCTTTTGCCTCGTTCCAGTAATTACTTTCTCCGCGAAGCGCAAACTCAATCACCGCAAGTTCCATTGCTGTTTCGATCGTGGGATCGATTTCGTGAGCCACTTGAAATAGTGAATAACCTTCCTCAAGCTGATCACGGGTGATAAAGCAATGGCCTTTTGCTCTCAATGCATCGGGGCAAGTTGGACAGATTTCTAAAGCCAGGTCGTAGCAAGCCAATTCGTCGACGTACCGAGATTTTGGTGGCAATCCCAACTCAATACATTCCCCGAGCAAAACAAAGACCTGAGGATATTTTGCTTGATCAATCCCGATCGACTCGAACAACTGCCAGACTTCTCGACTGGGAAGTTCTGCGTCGTCAGAGTCTGGAACCAAAGCGGCAAGTTTCTTTTTGAAGTCAAGATACTGATCCGTACTAAGTATTTCATTCATCGCAAAAACCTGGGGCAAGACAGCAATCGTAGGACCCACCCGGGCAAGATGCCCGGGGTACACGGTGGGTTTAACTTTGTTTCGGTTTCATACTCAAAACTCTTCTGACAGTGACGTTCGGCTGTTGTTTGGTTTCATACTCAAAATTCAAACCCTAAGCCCAGCAACGACTTCCGGTACGGTTGTCTTATTATCGAGACGTCGTTTTTCACCTCACCGGTTTCATACTCAAAACTCCGTAAAAGCTGCTCTCTGACGAAATCCTCTGTGAGCCACTGGCATCCTGCCGGTGCGAAGTGGGGACCAAGTTAGCAGGACCCACCCGGTGGGTTTAACTTCCTATCGGTTTCATACTCAAAACTAAATGGGACTTCTCGAGCACTGGCTTTCTACGTGGGATGAGCGCACGAATTTCCGGCGGGCCGGATGGTCCGTTCTCGAGCATTAAGTTAGGGAGAAGATGTCCAGCTTGCAAACAACTCTTTGCACAAACTACGATCTATCGAAGAAAATGCCACTGCGTACCGACGAGACCTCCTTCGTGCGGGCTGCTATCAGAGCGATTTACGGCAAGAATTGTCGCTGCGTAACGAATTAAAGAGCAAAGAGTATTGTGTGGTGGTTTCTTCAGCGGACATGCCAACCCATGGCCAAGTCGCAGGTGATTCAACCACGCGAGATTATTCCTTATCTTTCCTGAACCCGAGAAATGACCGAACCGGAACAACTTGCCTCTCTCAACGCCCGGCTTGCCGAGTGCCTGGCCAATCATCGAGAGAAAACAAAGCTCTGGAAAATGCTTCGAGAAACGAAACAACAACTTGCCCAGGCCACCCACGCACAGCAAGAAGCGAATCAGGTTTTGGAGCAAGCCCAAGCCGATGTTAACGCCTTGGAAGGCTTGAGCTTAACGGCCCTGTTTCATGCTGTTCTGGGAGTAAAAGAGGAACGCTTGGAAGAGCAGCGTCAAGCGATTGTTTCCGCGAAGCTCAAACGAGACCAAGCCCAAGCAACCATTCATGATCTTGCGCCAGAATGCAAACAAATAGAACAGCAAATGAATACTCTTGGCGATGTCGATCGCCAGCATCAAGCGTTGCTTCGTGAGAAAAGCGAATACTTGCAACAAAGCGGGCATGAAACGGCCCAGCGCATCATCGGGCTGACAGAAGAAATCGCGAACTATACAGCTAACGAAAAGGAACTTTACCAGGCAATTCGCGCAGGCAAGTTAGCGCAAGCATCCCTCGACGATGTTCGCCAATCGCTTAACTCTGCCGCAAACTTCGGGACGTTTGATATGCTGGGTGGCGGGATGCTTACCACAATGGCCAAACACTCTCGGCTCGACACAGCCCGCCGAAGCGCCGAGCAGACCCAAAAGCATCTGCTCTGCTTTCAAAAGGAACTGGGGGATGTTAATCAGCGTTTGCAAATGTCGCTGGAAATCGGCTCGTTTACCACCTTCGCCGATTACTTCTTCGATGGCCTGATCGCCGATTGGATCGTTCAATCGAAAATCAATCATGCCCGGCAACAGTGCGACGATACCCGTGCTGCCGTGAGAAAAGTGATCGAGAATTGCCAACTGTTTCTTCACAAATCACAGCGAGCCAAACATAAGCTAGAGACAGAAAAACAACAGCTCATCGAGCAAGCTTGTTGATGCCTTTCGCCGCAGTGTGCCGACTTTACGCGTGCGCCAAACGCTGTTCAACAATCTGCCAGTGATGCCGCACGTGCCCAACCATGCAGCGGCCGAGTTGGCGAACCGTCCAAGGAAAACCGCTCGCGTTTCCTTCTCGCTCGAAGGCCTCTTCCGGAAACGTACGGAACATCTCGATCGTCCCTTGGCGGACGAGCATGAATTCCTGTACGAGTTCGTGATAAGGGCGTTGATTGAAGTTGGCTTCCTGCATGAACAAATCTTGATCAAACCCTGGCAGCGGGGTTGTATCAGCACGTGCGAACCGGAGGGCTCGGTAAGTGAAGACACGTTCGGTATCGATCAGGTGCCCCACGATCTGCTTTATGGTCCAGGCATAAGGGGGATGCACGATTGTCGTTTTCTCTTCCTCCATCCCCTGGAAGCAGGGAAATAGCTGAACGAACTGCTCCTTTAGGGTTTCGTAGCAATCGGTCTCTGGGGCTAAATCCAAGTAACGCTGAAAAGGTGCCGGCTGGGTCATCATTTTCTCTTTATACGATCCTCGAAAACTGCAAGCATACCGAGAGTCGGCAAGACAACCGAAACTACTACAAAGTTCGTTAAGTTCCTCCAATCTCGCTCCCTTCGCCCGATTCCTCTCATGGGGTGTCTGTGGTAAATTGGGCTCCTTTAACGCGTTTAGCACCACGTTGAATTTCTTCAGATCGGCTACGTAATTGAGATTACTCGCTATCGAAGCAGAAAACCAACAGACTGCTGGCGTATTGGATTTCTTCATTCCCCCTACCTTCCATAGACGAGTCGGCTCCCCATGAAGGCGATTGCGGTTACTCCCGGGACCCCCAATAGCGTCCATTTGCGTGACATTCCAGAACCTTCCCTCGATCAATTCCCTAACGGCAAGGGTGTGCTGGTCAAGGTGTTGAAGGTGGGCGTGGATGCTACCGACAAGGAAATCAACGACGCCCTGTACGGCAATGCCCCTCCCGGGGACGACTTCATGGTGCTAGGGCACGAATCGTTTGGCGTGGTCGAAGCCGTGGGCGAAAACGTGACCCGCTTCAAACCAGGCGACTACGTCACCGCGACCGTACGTCGCCCCGGTGGTTCGATCTACGACAAGATCGGCACCTACGATATGACCAGCGAGGAAACCTACTACGAACGCGGCATCAACCTGCTGCACGGGTACCTCACCGAGAAGTTCGTGGATGAAGAAGATTACATCATCCGCGTCCCGCAAGGGCTGACCCATCTGCATGTGCTGATGGAACCCATGAGCTGTGCCGCCAAGGCCGTGCATCAAGCTTATGAAGTGCAGCGCCGCATGAAGGTCTGGAGCCCGAAGGTCGCTTGGGTGATGGGCGCCGGCCAGATTGGCTTGCTCACCACGCTGGCCCTACGTCTGCGCGGCCTGCAGGTTTGCACCATCGCCCGTGCCCCAGGCCCGCACTTGAAGCAAGAGATTGCTGAGGGTCTGGAATCGAAGTATGTCAGCACCAAAGACACCGATCTGGACGAACTGGTCAAGCAGACCGGTCGACCTGACATCATCGTCGATGCGACCGGCAGCAGCGTGATCGCTTTCGAGAGCATGAAGTATCTTGGTCTGAATGGCGTGTTGGTGCTGACTAGCGTGACCGGTAACAACACCCGTCACGAGCTTCCCACCGACAAAATCAACCTAGAATGGGTGCTCGGTAACAAGCTGCTGTTAGGTAGCGTGAACGCCAATCGCGACCACTTCGAGATGGGTATCCGCGACCTGGCCCTGGGCGAAATGATGTTCCCCGGCGTCTTGGAGAAGATTTTGACCAACCCGGTCGATGGCCTGGATAACTACAAGGAAGTCATCCGCCTGCTGGTCGAAGACAACTCGGCCTTAAAGGTGTTTGTGAACGTCGCCTCGGAATAGTCAACTCCACGTTGGCTTTCCTAAGCCGTACAAATTGCAAAGCCCCGCAGGGTAGATATTGGCTAGCAGCACTTGCCATGTCTCGTCCTGTGGGGCTTTTACGATTTTCGGCTTCTCTGCCCCTTGCCAGCAGTTGGAGAACATCCCAGGTTTCGCTGGCAGCGCGAACCGCGTTCCCTGGTTCGCCCGATCTGCTAGAATATCTATCGAGGCAAACTTCCCTCCCAACAGCCTCCTGCACGTTCATCTTTTCAGGACAACCCGAAATGAAAAAGCCAACCAGTGGCGGCGGCTGGCAAGCAATCCGGTACACATTTCAGAAAGCGCGCGAAGCGGGCGGGTACTGGAAGTTCTGGAAGGCCATGCGGAGCAAAAACGCTTGCAAAACGTGTGCTCTGGGAATGGGTGGCCAAAAGGGAGGCATGGTCAACGAACGCGGCCAATTCCCGGAAGTCTGTAAAAAATCGATGCAGGCCATGTCGGCCGACATGCAAGGAGCGATTCCGGACGACTTCTGGCAAACGTACAGCGTGGCTCAGCTGCAGAAGTTCACTCCTTACCAAATGGAGCACGCCGGGCGTCTTACCAAGCCGATGCTATGGGAAGCCGGCCAGCAACATTACCGGCCAATTACGTGGGAAGAAGCGTTCGGGCGCATTGTCGGCAAACTCAAGTCGCTTGCCGCTGACCAAACGTTTTGGTATTTCAGCGGACGAAGCAGCATGGAGGCCGGCTTTCTGCTGCAGCTTTTTGCCCGCATGTACGGCACCAACAACGTCAACAACTGCAGTTACTATTGCCATCAAGCCAGCGGAGTTGGCCTTTCCACCACCATCGGCAGCGGCACAGCAACCATCGTGCTCGAAGATGTCGAGCATGCCGACCTGGTCTTTCTGATCGGTGGCAACCCTTCCAGTAACCACCCCCGTTTGATGTCGACCTTGAAGCATGTGCGTCGGCGTGGTGGGGAAGTGATTGTGATTAACCCGGTGGTCGAGACAGGTCTGGTTAATTTCCGCGTGCCGAGCGACCCTTGGAGTTTGTTGTTTGGCACGAAGATCGCCACGCTCTATGTTCAGCCTGATATCGGCGGCGACCTGGCCCTGCTTTATGGGATTGCCAAGCGGGTGCTCGAACTCAACGGACAAGATCAGCAGTTTCTGGACGATCATTGCGAGAACACGCCAGAGTACCTCGAATTCTTGCGAGCTTTGTCCTGGGAAGAAATCGAAACCAAGTCTGGCGTCGGGCGGCTTCAGATCGAAGACATTGCCCAACGCTACATCAAAGCGAAGCGGGTTATCTTCAGTTGGACGATGGGGATCACGCATCACGTGCATGGCGTGAACAACGTGCAAGCAATCGCCGCGTTGGCCGCCATGCGGGGGATGGTCGGTAAGCCGGGCTGTGGTTTAATGCCCATTCGGGGGCATTCCAACGTGCAAGGCATTGGCTCGGTGGGTGTCACCCCGACGCTCAAACAGGCGATCTTCGACGGGCTAGAACAAGAATACGGCGTGCAACTTCCCCGCACGCCCGGACTCGAC is a genomic window containing:
- a CDS encoding glucose 1-dehydrogenase, whose product is MKAIAVTPGTPNSVHLRDIPEPSLDQFPNGKGVLVKVLKVGVDATDKEINDALYGNAPPGDDFMVLGHESFGVVEAVGENVTRFKPGDYVTATVRRPGGSIYDKIGTYDMTSEETYYERGINLLHGYLTEKFVDEEDYIIRVPQGLTHLHVLMEPMSCAAKAVHQAYEVQRRMKVWSPKVAWVMGAGQIGLLTTLALRLRGLQVCTIARAPGPHLKQEIAEGLESKYVSTKDTDLDELVKQTGRPDIIVDATGSSVIAFESMKYLGLNGVLVLTSVTGNNTRHELPTDKINLEWVLGNKLLLGSVNANRDHFEMGIRDLALGEMMFPGVLEKILTNPVDGLDNYKEVIRLLVEDNSALKVFVNVASE
- a CDS encoding FdhF/YdeP family oxidoreductase, whose product is MKKPTSGGGWQAIRYTFQKAREAGGYWKFWKAMRSKNACKTCALGMGGQKGGMVNERGQFPEVCKKSMQAMSADMQGAIPDDFWQTYSVAQLQKFTPYQMEHAGRLTKPMLWEAGQQHYRPITWEEAFGRIVGKLKSLAADQTFWYFSGRSSMEAGFLLQLFARMYGTNNVNNCSYYCHQASGVGLSTTIGSGTATIVLEDVEHADLVFLIGGNPSSNHPRLMSTLKHVRRRGGEVIVINPVVETGLVNFRVPSDPWSLLFGTKIATLYVQPDIGGDLALLYGIAKRVLELNGQDQQFLDDHCENTPEYLEFLRALSWEEIETKSGVGRLQIEDIAQRYIKAKRVIFSWTMGITHHVHGVNNVQAIAALAAMRGMVGKPGCGLMPIRGHSNVQGIGSVGVTPTLKQAIFDGLEQEYGVQLPRTPGLDTLACMEDAHSGKLKFGLCLGGNLYGSNPDLNFAAESIQNLDTMVYLSTTLNTGHAHGIARETIILPVLARDEEPYQTTQESMFNYVRMSEGGPRRLEGPRGEVDVIATMAEGVLNDQTPIDWKSMQDTNKIRAALAKVVPGFDKIADIDRTKKEFQIDGRTFHTPKFPTPSGRLILHTSEIPDLKGTSEGELRLMTVRSEGQFNTVVYEEYDIYRGVDRRDVILLNPYDCQRLGVKHGQKVAITSNIGQLNGFVVHEFDDIKAGNALMYYPEANTLVSRSADPKSKTPAFKGVVVTVKPL
- a CDS encoding DinB family protein, which gives rise to MMTQPAPFQRYLDLAPETDCYETLKEQFVQLFPCFQGMEEEKTTIVHPPYAWTIKQIVGHLIDTERVFTYRALRFARADTTPLPGFDQDLFMQEANFNQRPYHELVQEFMLVRQGTIEMFRTFPEEAFEREGNASGFPWTVRQLGRCMVGHVRHHWQIVEQRLAHA